One region of Triticum aestivum cultivar Chinese Spring chromosome 6B, IWGSC CS RefSeq v2.1, whole genome shotgun sequence genomic DNA includes:
- the LOC123134504 gene encoding blue copper protein: MACASPLIALLVVLGCAAAASAATFTVGDGQGWTTGANYATWASGKTFAVGDKLVFNYASQAHTVTEVTKSEYDACSSNTNGDNSGATTMTLKAGANYYICTIGTHCAAGMKLAVTAGDSSPGTPAAGTPPTNPSGSGGYRMEVGPILAATAGVLLKLAVF, from the exons ATGGCCTGCGCCTCCCCTCTGATCGCGCTCCTTGTTGTCCTGGGTTGCGCTGCGGCGGCCTCTGCGGCAACGTTCACCGTCGGAGACGGGCAAGGGTGGACGACCGGCGCCAACTACGCCACCTGGGCCAGCGGCAAGACCTTCGCAGTTGGAGACAAGCTCG TGTTCAACTACGCCAGCCAGGCCCACACAGTGACCGAAGTCACCAAGAGCGAGTACGACGCCTGCTCCAGCAACACCAACGGTGACAACAGCGGCGCCACCACCATGACCCTCAAAGCCGGCGCGAACTACTACATCTGCACCATCGGCACCCACTGCGCCGCCGGCATGAAGCTCGCCGTCACAGCCGGCGACTCCAGCCCCGGTACCCCCGCGGCCGGGACGCCGCCTACCAACCCGTCCGGGTCCGGCGGCTACCGCATGGAGGTCGGCCCCATtctcgcggccaccgctggcgtcCTCCTCAAGCTCGCCGTCTTCTGA